In Candidatus Binatia bacterium, the genomic stretch AAACCGGTTTTGTTCGGTCCTTTGACCTCCATGCGATACGTCCCTACGTTGCGCACTCCGGTCTCCGGGTCTTTGGTGATTACGTAAGGCGACGTGAGGAACGGCCCCGGATCTTCTCCCACCGTCCACACGGGCACGGGAAGTCTTAGGAGATCGACTTGATGGCAACGTAAGATGTTCTCCTTGCACGGAGCTTGGGAATTTTTGACCATCACCGGCGGGATCGGCTTGTCCAACGCGTGGTCCCACTTTCGGTTGATCCCTTCGACCGAATCGGTCTCAAGGCCGATCGCGTAAATCTGCCGCGAAGCGCCGAGAACGCCTGCGGCAATGGGCATGTCAAACCCCTTGATGTTTTCGAACAACAAGGCAGGCCGCCGCTCGGGGGGAAGCTTGTAGAATAACTGGCGGCAAACCGCGGCAACCTCCCAATCTTTATCGACGGCCTTCTTTATCCTTTTGAGCTTGCCTCTCTCTTCTAGAGCGGACAAATAAGTCCTTAAATCACGATAAGCCACTTTCCCCTCCTCGTTGCGAGCAAATTTGACCTGCTGGTGTCTACATTAGATTATTTTGACCTTTATAGTCAATACATAAAACATTTCAAGAGGGGTGTCGCTTTTTAACAAGTGGAGCATCTCGCCAAAGGGGGTGACAGAGTTAGGCCCGAATCTCGGTGCGCATAAACTTGATGTAGCAGATGCCGAAGCAGACGCCGACAAGCGCGATCAAAGTCGTGAACTGCGGCAAAATGAGAAGAAGGCTTTGCCCTAGAGCCAGCGGCGTCAGCAGGATTCCCTGAGTTTGTTCTTCCAGGGCGGCCCCCAATACCCGCGCCGTTGGGTTGAGCACGATATGTACCGATTCTTCGTACAGTGTGGTCGGAGATATGCGGCCGATCATCGCGGCGAGATCGGCCTGACGCAGCATCTCTTCCGGCGTTGAGGGATTGGGAACGATGAAGTTCGCTGTAATCTGGGCGATCAGCGGGGCGAAGATTGCAAGGAATAGCCAGAGCGCCAGAGAGCCTAAAGCTGCGGTCACGGTCCGCTGGAACAACAGCGAGAAAAGCATCGCCAAGACGAGCCAGAAACCGACGTAAACGATTCCCACGACGGTATAGATCAGCATGCGCCAGAGCTCTTCGGCGTTGGGCGGAAAGCCCACGAGCGCTATGCCCAGCCCTATCACCAAAAGTAAAATGGAACCCCAAAGGGTCGCTACCGTGGCGAGTCCGGCGAGGAATTTTCCGTTGATCAGACTGTCTCGATAGATCGGCTGCGAGAGCACCCGGCTGAGCGTGCCGCGCGCGTACTCGCCGCTGATGGCGTCGAACCCGAGCATGATGCCCACCAGCGGACCGAGTAGTCCGAGAAACGTAGCGAGCGACAAAAGTCCGCCGCTCTGCGATGTCAGGAGCAAAAGAAAAACAAACGCGGCCGAAGCGTTTTCGGCATCCTGCCGGATCGACTGCCCGGAAGCGTAGATCGCCCAGACGCCGGTCAATACGATAATGGCCAGGAGAATCATGAAGCGGCGGCTGCTGAAATGGTCGGCAATCTCTTTCCAGAAAACTACGCTCATGTTTTACGTCTCTCGAAAGTACTTAAGGTAAATTTCTTCCAGAGTCGTGTCTTCAGTCCGGAGCTGCAGGAGAGCGAGTCCTTTTCGCAACACCAACGACACCACCTCCCGCCGCACGTCTTGGGTGCAGCGCAGGAACCAGCCGCGGCTCCGCTGCTCGATCGCGGCCACGCCGGGAAGAGAGCGCAGCTCGTTTTCGATTCCGTCCGCGCGTCCATCGACCTCGATCAGAAAATTCCACTGGCGCTCTTCAAACATCGCGCTGCCGAGCTTGTCCACCTCTCCTTGGACGATCATTTTTCCTTTGACGATGATGCCCACGCGATGGCACATCTGCTGCACCTGATGCAGCAGATGCGAAGAAAGCAGGACCGTAAGGCCGCGCTCGCGGTTGAGACCCGTAATGAGTTCAAGGATGCGAACCGCGCCGTCGGGATCGAGCCCCAGCGTGGGCTCGTCGAGGATGAGCACCTGCGGCTCTTTGACCAGGACCTCGGCGATGCCGAGGCGCTGCTTCATCCCGCGCGAGTACTCCCTCACGTTGCGGTCGCCGTCGCTCGACAAACCTACCTGTTCCAACAGCCGGTCGATTTTGTCGCGCGCTTCTTTCTCCGGAATTCGATTCAGCCGGGCGATGTAGAGGAGATTCTCCCGGCCGCTGAGATCCTCGTAAAAGCCGGGGTTTTCCGGCAGGTAGCCGACGCGCTTTTTGACTTCGAGAGGTTGCCGCTTGGGATCGAATCCGCAAACCCGAGCCTCCCCGGCGGTAGGCTCGGTCAGGCCCAGGAGCGTCAGGATCGTCGTCGTCTTGCCGGCGCCGTTCGGCCCGAGGAATCCGAAAATCTCGCCTTGCTCGACGCCGAAGCTGAGGGCGTTGACGGCGATCAGGTCGCGATAGCGCTTAGTAAGATTGGTGGTTTCGATAACTGCGGTCATCGCCGCCCCAGGCGCCAAAAAACGATTGCGAGCCCCAAAACCACGGCGCCGACGATCGCCGCGCCGATCCAGCCCCACAGCGTCGCGGTCGCGACGGTGACTCTGAAATCGATGGACTTGTTCACGTCCGTGCTATTGGCAACGACCGATATGAGGTAGTCGCCGGCGATGGCACGCGCGGGAGCCGTGATCTCCATCGAGATCTCCTCCACCTTGCCGGAATCGAGGCCATTAATCTTGTCCGGCTTGAAATCGATCGTCCACTTGTCGGGCTTTTTCGTGATAAAGCTGAGGTTGCGGATGGGCGCCGTACCGCTATTGAGTACGAGGAAGGGAACTGGAGTTTTCTGTCCCGCCGTCACCGATGTACTGACCGATCCTGACGCCGTACCCATCTTCAGGTCGGTGACTCCCCGCAGCGTGACTTTAACATTAGTCGATGCCTCGAAAGCGCCCGCGCGCGCCCGGATCGTGACCGGATGCTCGGCCGCGTCGGCCCGCGCGGGGGAATCTATCTCGACGCTCAGGCTTTCGGTGCCGTTTTCCTTGAGCTGGATCGAAGAGATCTGCGTGTCGCCGAATTGCGGCTTGAAGCGCACCGCCCATCCGGTCGGCGCCTGCGCGACAAGAGAGGCGGTCAGCGGCTTGTTGGTCTCATTTTTCAGATCGACGGTGAATTTTAAAGTCTGGCCGGAAGGGGTCGTCAGGACCGGGTATTGGCTCGTGAGCTTGAGTCCACCCGTCTCGACTTTCTTCGAGGTGACGCGAAAATTCACCGTGGCGACGTATTGCGTCGGTCCGTTGGTATCTTTGGCGGTCACCTTGACCGGATAGGTCCCGGGCTTGGTGTTGTCGGGAACTTTGGCTTTGAATTCGAGGGTGGTCGATTTGGTATTCGATTGATCGCTTGCCTGCACCATGACCGTGCGAACGGGATAACTCGGATAGCGGGAGTTGAAATTGACGTCCCAACCTTGCGGCACGGTGTCGATCGACAGGCTCACTTCAACCGGCTGTCGCGAGCGGTTGACCACCTCCGCATCCATCGTTGCCTCTTGCCCTTGCCCGACGGTCAGGTCCTTAAAGGGCAGAATCAGGTTGAACGATTCCTTGGAAGGCTCGGCGGTTTCTTTCTTCTCAGTTTGCGCCTCGGCGGCTAAGATCGGCTGCCCGAAAAGAGCGAAAAATAGAAGCAAAGCCATGAATAAAGACAAGGCAACGGATGTGTTCCGTTGCAACGGTCCCACACTCATTGAAAATCCCCCCGTTTGAAAATTTGGCGTTTAGTTAATCATACCTGACTTGCAGGTCAATACCTGCTCAAACTTTTTCTAGCTGTCTTAAGGCCTCGTAGAGCACGATCGAAACCGCGTTGGAGAGATTGAGGCTCCTGACCGCTTGCGTCATCATGGGTATACGAAACGTCCGATCGGCGTGTGCGTCCAGGAATTCTTGGGGCAGGCCGCGCGTCTCCTGGCCGAAGACGAGAAAATCTCCGTCCCGGTACCTCGCCTGCGTGTAGGACTGGGCGGCTTTTTTTGAAAAGTAAAGCAGCGAGCCCTCTGCATGCTTGCGCAGGAAATCTTCCCACGAATCGTGCAGCCGGACATCCACGTGAGGCCAGTAGTCCAGGCCGGCGCGCTTCAAATGTTTGTCGTCGATCTTGAATCCGAGCGGCGCCACGAGATGAAGCGGCGTTTGGGTCGCCGCGCAAAGCCGCGCGATGCTTCCGGTGTTTTGCGGAATCTCGGGGTGATACAAAACCACATGCATCATTCGCTGTCCAAGATCAATGTGACCGGGCCGTCGTTAACGAGAGTCACTTCCATTTTCGCCTGGAATTTTCCCGTGGCTACTTTGAGTCCCAGGTCCTTGAGCTTCCCGAC encodes the following:
- the trmL gene encoding tRNA (uridine(34)/cytosine(34)/5-carboxymethylaminomethyluridine(34)-2'-O)-methyltransferase TrmL, whose product is MHVVLYHPEIPQNTGSIARLCAATQTPLHLVAPLGFKIDDKHLKRAGLDYWPHVDVRLHDSWEDFLRKHAEGSLLYFSKKAAQSYTQARYRDGDFLVFGQETRGLPQEFLDAHADRTFRIPMMTQAVRSLNLSNAVSIVLYEALRQLEKV
- a CDS encoding ABC transporter permease subunit, whose amino-acid sequence is MSVVFWKEIADHFSSRRFMILLAIIVLTGVWAIYASGQSIRQDAENASAAFVFLLLLTSQSGGLLSLATFLGLLGPLVGIMLGFDAISGEYARGTLSRVLSQPIYRDSLINGKFLAGLATVATLWGSILLLVIGLGIALVGFPPNAEELWRMLIYTVVGIVYVGFWLVLAMLFSLLFQRTVTAALGSLALWLFLAIFAPLIAQITANFIVPNPSTPEEMLRQADLAAMIGRISPTTLYEESVHIVLNPTARVLGAALEEQTQGILLTPLALGQSLLLILPQFTTLIALVGVCFGICYIKFMRTEIRA
- a CDS encoding NEW3 domain-containing protein; its protein translation is MALLLFFALFGQPILAAEAQTEKKETAEPSKESFNLILPFKDLTVGQGQEATMDAEVVNRSRQPVEVSLSIDTVPQGWDVNFNSRYPSYPVRTVMVQASDQSNTKSTTLEFKAKVPDNTKPGTYPVKVTAKDTNGPTQYVATVNFRVTSKKVETGGLKLTSQYPVLTTPSGQTLKFTVDLKNETNKPLTASLVAQAPTGWAVRFKPQFGDTQISSIQLKENGTESLSVEIDSPARADAAEHPVTIRARAGAFEASTNVKVTLRGVTDLKMGTASGSVSTSVTAGQKTPVPFLVLNSGTAPIRNLSFITKKPDKWTIDFKPDKINGLDSGKVEEISMEITAPARAIAGDYLISVVANSTDVNKSIDFRVTVATATLWGWIGAAIVGAVVLGLAIVFWRLGRR
- a CDS encoding ABC transporter ATP-binding protein, producing the protein MTAVIETTNLTKRYRDLIAVNALSFGVEQGEIFGFLGPNGAGKTTTILTLLGLTEPTAGEARVCGFDPKRQPLEVKKRVGYLPENPGFYEDLSGRENLLYIARLNRIPEKEARDKIDRLLEQVGLSSDGDRNVREYSRGMKQRLGIAEVLVKEPQVLILDEPTLGLDPDGAVRILELITGLNRERGLTVLLSSHLLHQVQQMCHRVGIIVKGKMIVQGEVDKLGSAMFEERQWNFLIEVDGRADGIENELRSLPGVAAIEQRSRGWFLRCTQDVRREVVSLVLRKGLALLQLRTEDTTLEEIYLKYFRET